A genomic stretch from Desulfolutivibrio sulfodismutans DSM 3696 includes:
- the acs gene encoding acetate--CoA ligase, with protein sequence MPKRYDESKTGALDALHVENRVFRPDPQTVIEANVTPDDLEAALALAAADPLAYWERAAEELEWHRRWERVLDDDDPPRFRWFAGGRVNIAHNALDRHARSGNKNRLALIWEGEAGDCRKFTYYELFREVNRLANAFRSLGLVRGDRVTLYMPPLPETLIAMLAAAKVGASHSLVFAGFSARFLRQRINDARSKILVTADGFYRGGRVIPLKPVVDDALHGVHGGCAETVLVVPRVGIDVEMTAPRDLFYHDVVRRESAEAACAAMESDDELFVLFTSGTTGRPKAVAHAHGGFMVGVHHTFREVFDVKPTDIYFCTADPGWITGHAYGIYGPLLAGATSIMYEGHPLYPQADRLWSMVARHGVTALYTTPTLLRLLMRYGPQYPKKHDLSTLRILGSVGEPIGAETWLWLHKHIGRSRCPVLDTWWQTETGMMMISPLPISPLKPGSVGKPLPGIAADVVDAAGNSLPPGKGGFLVIKKPWPGMFKEPTEDMGEARACLSDYWNRIPGMYFAGDMAHRDEDGYYFIQGRADDVLNIAGRRMGTAELEAALLSHRGVAEAAVIGLPDRIKGQVAKAFVAPVPGYEAQFDGEDGLRADIARHVRRELGPIVAFKAIEFRESLPHTRSGKILRRALRDGELGVERDEGETLEDE encoded by the coding sequence GTGCCGAAGCGATACGACGAGTCAAAAACCGGCGCGCTCGACGCCCTGCATGTGGAAAACCGGGTGTTTCGGCCCGATCCCCAGACCGTCATCGAGGCCAACGTCACCCCCGACGACCTGGAAGCCGCCCTGGCCCTGGCCGCCGCCGATCCCCTGGCCTATTGGGAACGGGCCGCCGAGGAGCTGGAATGGCACCGCCGCTGGGAGCGGGTGCTCGACGACGACGACCCGCCCCGCTTCCGCTGGTTCGCGGGCGGCCGCGTGAACATCGCCCACAACGCCCTGGACCGGCACGCCCGTTCGGGCAACAAGAACCGGCTGGCGCTGATCTGGGAGGGCGAGGCCGGGGACTGCCGCAAGTTCACCTATTACGAGCTGTTCCGGGAGGTGAACCGCTTAGCCAACGCCTTCCGGTCCCTGGGCCTTGTCCGGGGCGACCGGGTGACGCTGTACATGCCACCCCTGCCCGAGACGCTGATCGCCATGCTGGCCGCAGCCAAGGTGGGCGCGTCGCACAGCCTGGTGTTCGCCGGATTCTCGGCCCGTTTCCTACGCCAGCGCATCAACGACGCCCGCTCCAAGATCCTGGTCACGGCCGACGGTTTCTATCGTGGCGGCCGGGTGATCCCGCTCAAACCCGTGGTGGACGACGCCCTGCACGGGGTGCACGGCGGCTGCGCCGAGACCGTGCTGGTGGTGCCCAGGGTGGGCATCGACGTGGAGATGACCGCGCCGCGCGACCTTTTTTATCACGACGTGGTACGCCGGGAATCCGCCGAGGCCGCCTGCGCGGCCATGGAATCGGACGATGAGCTGTTTGTGCTGTTCACCTCCGGGACCACCGGCCGCCCCAAGGCCGTGGCCCATGCCCACGGCGGCTTCATGGTGGGCGTGCACCACACCTTCCGCGAGGTCTTCGACGTAAAGCCCACGGACATCTATTTCTGCACCGCCGACCCGGGCTGGATCACCGGCCATGCCTACGGGATCTACGGGCCGCTTTTGGCCGGGGCCACGTCCATCATGTACGAGGGCCATCCCCTCTATCCCCAGGCCGACCGGCTGTGGAGCATGGTGGCCCGGCACGGGGTGACGGCGCTGTACACCACGCCCACGCTTCTGCGCCTTTTGATGCGCTACGGGCCGCAGTATCCCAAGAAACACGACCTTTCGACCCTGCGCATCCTGGGGTCCGTGGGCGAGCCCATCGGGGCCGAGACCTGGCTGTGGCTGCACAAGCACATCGGCCGTTCGCGCTGCCCGGTGCTGGATACCTGGTGGCAGACGGAGACGGGCATGATGATGATAAGCCCCCTGCCCATCTCGCCGCTCAAACCCGGCTCCGTGGGCAAGCCGCTGCCGGGCATTGCGGCGGACGTGGTGGATGCGGCGGGCAACTCCCTGCCGCCGGGCAAGGGAGGCTTTTTGGTCATCAAAAAGCCCTGGCCGGGCATGTTCAAGGAGCCGACCGAGGACATGGGCGAGGCCCGGGCGTGTCTTTCGGATTACTGGAACCGCATCCCGGGGATGTATTTCGCCGGGGACATGGCCCACAGGGATGAGGACGGGTACTATTTCATCCAGGGCCGGGCGGATGACGTCTTAAACATCGCCGGGCGGCGCATGGGCACGGCCGAGCTCGAGGCGGCGCTTTTGTCGCACCGGGGCGTGGCCGAGGCGGCGGTGATCGGGCTGCCGGACAGGATCAAGGGGCAGGTGGCCAAGGCGTTCGTGGCCCCGGTTCCGGGCTATGAGGCCCAGTTCGACGGCGAGGACGGGCTTCGGGCGGATATCGCGCGGCATGTGCGGCGTGAGCTTGGGCCGATTGTGGCCTTTAAGGCCATCGAATTTCGCGAGTCCCTGCCGCACACCCGAAGCGGCAAGATTTTACGCCGGGCGCTTCGCGACGGCGAGCTTGGGGTGGAGAGGGATGAAGGGGAAACGCTGGAGGATGAATAG
- a CDS encoding LytR/AlgR family response regulator transcription factor → MEKIAALLVHPDPQARSTLREYLGGVDFIRVVGEAVSAFEAGELLRAIPYGIVFLGVDLPGGISGLDLARTLAARKQRPGLVFLAADESHAFAAFELGAADYLLWPATAERFERTIERLSRFKPAFQEISAPSAWQKADEPPGDEGGDDEETVRLPLEEEEEDRFISALKQAWDLSQFKRPRDIEKLPVTLDGRTILIPYTQIIFVEAYEDYSFVHTATQKFLTSYRLKLLEDRLKPHRFFRVHRKYLVNLDLVTEIASLPGGNFMLRTAGKTRIELPIGRRRIGELKQVLGL, encoded by the coding sequence ATGGAAAAAATCGCCGCCCTGCTCGTGCACCCGGACCCACAGGCCCGGTCCACCCTCCGGGAATACCTGGGCGGCGTGGATTTCATCCGGGTGGTGGGCGAGGCGGTCAGCGCCTTCGAGGCCGGGGAACTGTTGCGCGCCATCCCCTACGGCATCGTCTTTTTGGGCGTGGACCTGCCCGGCGGCATCTCCGGCCTGGACCTGGCCCGGACCCTGGCCGCACGCAAGCAGCGTCCCGGGCTCGTCTTCCTGGCCGCCGACGAGTCCCACGCCTTTGCCGCCTTCGAGCTGGGGGCCGCCGACTACCTCCTGTGGCCCGCCACGGCGGAACGCTTCGAACGCACCATCGAACGCCTCAGCCGGTTCAAGCCCGCCTTCCAGGAGATTTCCGCCCCATCGGCCTGGCAAAAGGCCGACGAACCGCCGGGCGACGAAGGCGGCGATGACGAGGAGACCGTGCGCCTGCCCCTGGAGGAAGAGGAGGAAGACCGCTTCATCTCCGCCCTCAAGCAGGCCTGGGACCTAAGCCAGTTCAAGCGGCCGCGCGACATCGAAAAGCTCCCGGTCACCCTGGACGGCCGGACCATCCTCATCCCCTACACCCAGATCATCTTCGTGGAGGCCTACGAGGACTATTCCTTCGTGCATACGGCCACCCAGAAATTTCTCACCTCCTACCGCCTGAAACTGCTGGAGGACCGCTTAAAGCCCCACCGGTTCTTCCGGGTGCACCGCAAATACCTGGTGAACCTGGATCTGGTCACGGAGATCGCCTCGCTGCCCGGCGGCAACTTCATGCTGCGCACGGCAGGCAAAACCCGCATCGAACTGCCCATCGGCCGCCGCCGCATCGGCGAGCTCAAACAGGTGCTCGGGCTTTAG
- a CDS encoding YaiI/YqxD family protein — protein MHIYADADALPTAIKEILFRAAMRLRLGLTLVANKTLYTPPSPYIDAIRVGQGFDVVDAAIVERVAQGDLVITADIPLAALVIEKGAHALNPRGELYTTDNIQGRLTMRNLLYELRGAGVATGGPPPLGNKDKEAFANQLDIFLTRHAKG, from the coding sequence ATGCACATCTATGCCGATGCCGACGCCCTGCCCACGGCCATCAAGGAAATCCTGTTTCGCGCCGCCATGCGCCTGCGCCTCGGCCTGACCCTGGTGGCCAACAAGACCCTGTACACCCCGCCGTCGCCGTACATAGACGCCATCCGGGTGGGCCAGGGCTTCGACGTGGTGGATGCGGCCATCGTGGAGCGCGTGGCGCAAGGCGATCTGGTGATCACGGCGGACATCCCGCTGGCCGCGCTGGTCATCGAAAAGGGCGCCCATGCCCTGAACCCCCGGGGGGAACTCTATACCACAGACAACATCCAGGGGCGGCTGACCATGCGCAACCTGCTCTACGAGCTGCGCGGCGCAGGAGTCGCGACCGGCGGGCCGCCGCCGCTTGGCAACAAGGACAAGGAGGCCTTCGCCAACCAGCTCGATATCTTTCTGACCCGGCACGCCAAGGGGTGA
- a CDS encoding type IV pilus twitching motility protein PilT, translating into MMDLHFLENLLGAALAQAPGASDLLLSPGSPVMASVAGALIPVTAGLPAMLTEADTAAMARALLEQKPHAKADHAATGSADLALALPSGTRLRANVFLRLGATAMVFRRLPDAIPTAAALGLPPLLTEAAAARDGLVAVAGSTGSGKSTTLAALIDVVNQTRAVHVVTLEDPVEYLHPPKRALVSQRELGPDFQDFASGLRAAMRQAPQVILVGEIRDRETAEAALRAAETGHLVFCTVHATDCGGMVSRLAGLFDPSEERSARAALAGCLRLAVAQRLVPTLDGSRTAVFEVMAPTLRVREMIVHGETDEATFSEVVAQGKAHGMLSFASSLGRLLLAGRISEETVSLSAADRATAVGIIDAVRRAAGKKDGDAMLKLELDRR; encoded by the coding sequence ATGATGGACCTGCATTTTCTGGAAAACCTTCTGGGCGCGGCCCTTGCGCAGGCCCCCGGGGCCTCGGACCTCCTGCTGTCGCCGGGAAGTCCGGTCATGGCCTCGGTGGCGGGCGCGCTGATCCCCGTGACAGCAGGCCTTCCGGCCATGCTGACCGAGGCCGACACGGCGGCCATGGCCCGGGCGCTTCTGGAGCAAAAACCCCACGCCAAGGCCGACCACGCCGCCACCGGCTCGGCCGACCTGGCCCTGGCCCTGCCGTCGGGAACGCGCCTGCGGGCCAACGTGTTTTTGCGCCTGGGGGCCACGGCCATGGTGTTTCGCCGCCTTCCGGACGCCATTCCCACGGCCGCCGCGCTGGGGCTGCCGCCGCTTTTGACCGAGGCGGCCGCGGCCCGGGACGGGCTGGTGGCCGTGGCGGGGTCCACGGGTTCCGGGAAATCCACCACCCTGGCCGCGCTGATCGACGTGGTGAACCAGACCCGGGCGGTGCATGTGGTCACCCTGGAAGACCCGGTGGAATACCTGCATCCGCCCAAGCGGGCCCTTGTCTCCCAGCGGGAGCTGGGGCCGGATTTCCAGGACTTCGCCAGCGGCCTGCGGGCAGCCATGCGCCAGGCCCCGCAGGTGATCCTGGTGGGCGAGATCCGCGACCGGGAAACGGCCGAGGCCGCGCTGCGGGCCGCCGAGACCGGCCATCTGGTCTTTTGCACGGTGCACGCCACGGACTGCGGGGGCATGGTTTCCCGGCTGGCCGGACTGTTCGACCCCTCGGAGGAACGCTCGGCCCGGGCCGCCCTGGCGGGCTGCCTGCGCCTGGCCGTGGCCCAGCGGCTGGTTCCCACCCTGGACGGCTCACGCACGGCGGTCTTCGAGGTCATGGCCCCCACCCTGCGGGTGCGGGAGATGATCGTGCATGGCGAGACCGACGAGGCTACGTTTTCCGAGGTCGTGGCCCAGGGCAAGGCCCACGGCATGCTGAGTTTCGCCAGTTCTCTGGGGCGGCTGCTCCTGGCCGGGCGCATCAGCGAGGAGACGGTGTCCTTGAGTGCCGCCGACCGGGCCACGGCGGTGGGGATCATCGACGCCGTGCGCCGCGCGGCCGGGAAAAAGGACGGGGACGCGATGCTGAAATTGGAGCTTGATCGCCGCTGA
- a CDS encoding type IV pilus twitching motility protein PilT: protein MAQIDAFFKMMHEMGASDLHLSSGSQPIIRLNGVLERVKYPAFDPDSLRKLLYEITPERKIKLFEEIGDIDFAHEAPGLARYRVNYFMQQRGMAAAFREIPNRVASLDDLGLPPLLAELAMLQKGLVLVTGPTGSGKSTTLAAMLGHANVNRRDHILTIEDPIEFVHESAGCLINQREIGRDSASFQKALRGALREDPDIILVGEMRDLETIELALEAAETGHLVLSTLHTMSAPKTVDRIIDAFPGERQAQIRAALSESLRAVVSQTLVRRADRPGRIAALEILIATPAIRNLIRESKIHQIPGAMETGKKFGMRTMEDSLIELVKNGLVDPREAAAKALNPERLRPFLPPDALPDPEAGK, encoded by the coding sequence ATGGCCCAGATCGACGCCTTTTTCAAAATGATGCACGAGATGGGGGCATCGGATCTGCACCTGTCCAGCGGCTCGCAACCCATCATCCGCCTCAACGGGGTCCTTGAACGGGTGAAATATCCCGCCTTCGATCCCGACAGCCTGCGCAAGCTCCTCTACGAGATCACCCCGGAGCGAAAAATCAAGCTGTTCGAGGAGATCGGGGATATCGATTTCGCCCACGAGGCCCCGGGGCTGGCCCGCTACCGGGTCAACTACTTCATGCAGCAACGCGGCATGGCCGCCGCCTTCCGGGAGATTCCAAACCGCGTGGCCAGCCTGGACGACCTGGGGCTCCCGCCGCTGCTTGCGGAACTGGCCATGCTGCAAAAGGGGCTGGTCCTGGTCACGGGCCCCACGGGTTCGGGAAAGTCCACCACGCTGGCGGCCATGCTCGGACACGCCAACGTGAACCGCCGGGACCACATCCTGACCATCGAAGACCCCATCGAATTCGTGCATGAATCCGCCGGATGCCTCATCAACCAGCGCGAGATCGGCCGCGACAGCGCAAGCTTCCAAAAGGCCCTGCGCGGCGCCTTGCGGGAAGATCCGGACATCATCCTGGTGGGGGAGATGCGCGACCTGGAGACCATCGAACTGGCCCTGGAGGCCGCCGAGACCGGCCATCTGGTCCTGTCCACCCTGCACACCATGTCCGCCCCGAAAACCGTGGACCGAATCATCGACGCCTTCCCGGGAGAGCGCCAGGCCCAGATCCGGGCCGCCCTGTCCGAGTCGCTGCGGGCCGTGGTCTCCCAGACGCTGGTGCGCCGCGCCGACCGGCCCGGCCGGATCGCCGCCCTGGAGATCCTCATCGCCACCCCGGCGATCCGAAACCTCATCCGGGAAAGCAAGATCCACCAGATTCCAGGCGCCATGGAGACGGGCAAGAAATTCGGGATGCGCACCATGGAGGACTCCCTCATCGAACTGGTGAAAAACGGCCTGGTCGATCCGCGCGAGGCGGCCGCCAAGGCCTTAAATCCCGAACGGCTGCGCCCGTTTCTGCCGCCGGACGCCCTGCCGGACCCGGAGGCCGGGAAATGA
- a CDS encoding general secretion pathway protein GspB: MAMTKREKMLLGIMGAAVIVGGALFTMTGGGRGGLTKGPDKLVTQARTNAEAQAKAVKTAGANPMEAHVADMALRPWNTKVFYEKSLDIKSDAARDASMPMYSGYVEVGALRLAIIDGYEYREGDELETGGFLVERITPPQVTLRGVDNGKFVQLPYQDPSFFAQ; the protein is encoded by the coding sequence GTGGCGATGACCAAACGGGAGAAGATGCTGCTCGGGATCATGGGCGCGGCGGTGATCGTCGGGGGGGCCCTGTTCACCATGACCGGCGGCGGGCGCGGCGGCCTGACGAAGGGCCCGGACAAGCTCGTGACCCAGGCCAGGACCAATGCCGAGGCCCAGGCCAAGGCGGTCAAAACCGCCGGGGCCAACCCCATGGAGGCCCATGTGGCGGACATGGCCCTGCGGCCATGGAACACAAAGGTTTTTTACGAAAAGTCCCTGGACATCAAAAGCGATGCCGCGCGCGACGCGTCCATGCCGATGTACTCCGGATATGTAGAAGTGGGCGCGCTACGCCTGGCGATCATAGACGGTTACGAATACCGCGAGGGCGACGAACTGGAGACCGGGGGCTTTTTAGTCGAGCGGATCACCCCGCCGCAGGTGACCTTGCGCGGCGTCGACAACGGAAAATTCGTGCAGCTGCCGTACCAGGATCCGAGCTTTTTCGCCCAATGA
- a CDS encoding secretin N-terminal domain-containing protein produces the protein MVTLEDLENDQKMKEVQEKILVQKEKLKLGDPLMTCKVEINYADLGDALETVRVFLDPTRKIKERPKLENIQRSTTGSGSGSGGVVITGAGKSSSDDEDTKEDDEKKIGRPGKVRGYVTPDYHTNSLIIQASREDMDRLLKLIAQVDEPRPQVVVKAIIIETTKDVARELGVQWGGKLQSGSGNTPFTMTPAGYIDPATSTLTQYYGTSPSGQGFGINFPTSGSLTSAATTASTGLGGNGMGLNFLFGNINGNNLEAQLTAMAEKGTVNILSNPSITTLENRVAYTWNGREIPYVSSSQYGTNVQFRNAVLLLGMIPHIIDGNRLRMDILVTNDEVDNNQNNWVQGNPPLITKETRTTLIVGDGDTIVISGLTKDTVADTASGIPYLKDIPGLGYLFKSKGDSVTKQEVLIFITPTVLSPKPLATAPQPRVTQMDANAMVMPSDGLDLESRPGF, from the coding sequence GTGGTTACCCTGGAGGATCTGGAAAACGACCAGAAGATGAAAGAAGTGCAGGAAAAGATCCTGGTCCAGAAGGAGAAGCTCAAGCTCGGCGATCCGCTTATGACCTGCAAGGTGGAGATCAACTACGCCGACCTGGGCGACGCGTTGGAGACGGTCCGGGTCTTTCTCGACCCCACCCGCAAGATCAAGGAGCGTCCCAAGCTGGAAAACATCCAGCGTTCCACCACGGGCTCGGGCTCTGGCTCGGGCGGGGTGGTCATTACCGGGGCCGGAAAATCCAGCTCGGATGACGAGGACACCAAGGAAGACGACGAGAAAAAGATCGGCCGCCCCGGCAAGGTGCGCGGCTACGTCACCCCGGACTACCATACCAATTCGCTCATCATCCAGGCCAGCCGGGAGGATATGGACCGCCTGCTCAAGCTCATCGCCCAGGTGGACGAGCCCAGGCCCCAGGTGGTGGTCAAGGCCATCATCATCGAGACCACCAAGGACGTGGCCCGGGAACTGGGCGTCCAATGGGGCGGCAAGCTCCAGTCCGGTTCGGGCAACACGCCGTTCACCATGACCCCGGCTGGATACATTGATCCTGCTACAAGCACCCTGACCCAGTATTACGGCACCAGCCCCAGCGGCCAGGGATTCGGCATCAACTTCCCCACGTCCGGCTCCCTGACCTCGGCGGCCACCACGGCGTCCACAGGCCTGGGCGGCAACGGCATGGGGTTAAACTTCCTGTTCGGCAACATCAACGGCAACAACCTGGAGGCCCAGCTCACGGCCATGGCCGAGAAGGGCACGGTGAACATCCTGTCCAACCCCTCCATCACCACCCTGGAGAACCGGGTGGCCTATACCTGGAACGGACGGGAGATCCCCTACGTGTCCTCCTCCCAGTACGGCACCAACGTGCAGTTCCGCAACGCCGTGCTGCTTCTGGGCATGATCCCGCACATCATCGACGGCAACCGCCTGCGCATGGATATTCTGGTCACCAACGACGAGGTGGACAACAACCAGAACAACTGGGTCCAAGGCAACCCGCCGCTGATCACCAAGGAAACCCGCACCACGCTCATCGTGGGCGACGGGGACACCATCGTCATCTCCGGCCTGACCAAGGACACGGTGGCGGATACGGCCTCGGGCATCCCCTACCTCAAGGACATCCCCGGCCTTGGCTATCTGTTTAAATCCAAGGGCGACAGCGTCACCAAGCAGGAAGTGTTGATTTTCATCACCCCCACCGTGCTTTCACCCAAGCCCCTGGCCACGGCCCCGCAACCCAGGGTGACGCAGATGGACGCCAACGCCATGGTCATGCCTTCGGATGGGCTTGATCTTGAATCCCGGCCTGGATTTTAG
- a CDS encoding AAA family ATPase, translating into MSYHEILGLDREPFGNSPDPDFFHNSPRHAECLRRLEIAVRLKRGLCVVMGEVGTGKSTVCRRLLRTLNYDPAISAHLLLDPCFEDPRDFLAAVAVSFGILVDGEDSAARIREAIQEFLLAAAASGDTTVVLCVDEGQKITGPCLEILRELLNFEVNTHKLLQIVVFAQNEFAGALRSRKNLADRINTRVQLKPLSFSETKRLIRTRLRLAAGESWKDRDPALFTRAALFAIHRACGGYPRRIMRLCHATLLETVGREKAKAGLAEVRAARRTAGEGGLSWRAAAVAALPVAAVLAMLAGPGRERAVEMLDTGLLRMGEAVSSVPDSIPGYYDAARQWIASADFLQRKPLAESGEVKPEAAPVAAPAAAPAAASAIAPVAAPVVASATPLAPAKSAAAAPVAAPVSAPMVTPAAAPVVAAAPVVAAAPAPVASPAPAKAAAAAAAATPVAVQAPVASPAPVAASPATPAAAPAKAAASAVAPVAAPVSAPMVTPAATPVMAAAQAPVAPPAPAKAAAAAAAPVAAPVATPVAAASPAASPVVAPAATPVATPSAPSAEVPAAPSVTPLTATAHVAASPVVAPTPSVAPVAVAAQANPVTPPSVSPEALRVVPADLPVAALRTIGVEPVIIEVATAPAAPVAVAPAPVPAQAELQATPPTPAVQAAAPAQAPAAVVAAPPRVLGEMVMRSGWTLSKVAARLYGSGGRRVMNDVAAANPGIADLDLVRPGAKVAFPARQTEPLPMGASVVLFDRKTDLDAAFAALSALRDSVPQAVLYAHYSPRSGLVFDVVLDRYHGDMASAQKALDALPHGVAVKAQVVEYLDDVTVAYSVLEPAGAGASGTVRTVAQNAALPQ; encoded by the coding sequence ATGAGCTACCATGAGATATTGGGCCTTGATCGGGAGCCCTTCGGCAATTCCCCTGATCCGGATTTTTTCCACAACTCCCCCCGCCACGCCGAATGCCTGCGCCGCCTGGAGATCGCCGTGCGCCTCAAACGGGGCCTGTGCGTGGTCATGGGCGAGGTGGGCACGGGAAAATCCACGGTATGCCGCAGGCTTTTGCGCACCCTGAATTACGATCCGGCCATATCGGCGCATCTGTTGCTCGACCCGTGCTTTGAGGATCCCCGGGACTTCCTGGCCGCCGTGGCCGTGTCCTTCGGCATCCTGGTGGACGGCGAGGACTCGGCGGCGCGCATCCGCGAGGCCATCCAGGAGTTTTTGCTGGCTGCGGCCGCAAGCGGCGACACCACCGTGGTTTTGTGCGTGGACGAGGGCCAGAAAATCACCGGGCCGTGCCTGGAGATCCTGCGCGAGCTGCTCAATTTCGAGGTCAACACCCACAAGCTGTTGCAGATCGTGGTCTTTGCCCAAAACGAGTTTGCGGGCGCCCTGCGGTCGCGCAAAAATCTGGCCGACCGGATCAACACCCGCGTGCAGCTGAAGCCCCTGTCCTTTTCCGAGACCAAGCGCCTCATCCGCACCCGGCTGCGCCTGGCTGCCGGAGAATCCTGGAAGGATCGCGACCCGGCGCTTTTCACCCGGGCCGCGCTTTTCGCCATCCATCGCGCCTGCGGGGGCTATCCGCGCCGCATCATGCGCCTGTGCCACGCCACCCTGTTGGAAACCGTAGGCCGGGAAAAGGCCAAGGCCGGACTGGCCGAGGTTCGGGCGGCCAGGCGGACGGCGGGGGAGGGGGGCCTGTCCTGGCGCGCCGCCGCCGTGGCGGCCCTGCCCGTGGCCGCGGTTCTGGCCATGCTGGCGGGGCCCGGCCGGGAGCGGGCCGTAGAGATGCTGGATACGGGCCTTTTGCGCATGGGCGAGGCCGTGTCCAGCGTCCCGGACAGCATCCCTGGATATTATGATGCGGCGCGCCAATGGATCGCCTCCGCAGACTTTTTGCAGCGGAAGCCGTTGGCCGAATCCGGTGAGGTGAAGCCCGAGGCGGCCCCAGTCGCCGCTCCTGCTGCGGCCCCTGCCGCTGCCTCTGCCATAGCCCCGGTTGCGGCCCCAGTCGTGGCGTCCGCCACGCCCCTGGCCCCGGCCAAGTCCGCTGCCGCTGCGCCCGTCGCCGCCCCGGTGTCCGCCCCGATGGTAACTCCAGCCGCCGCCCCGGTCGTGGCCGCCGCCCCGGTCGTGGCCGCCGCCCCGGCCCCTGTCGCGTCCCCGGCCCCGGCCAAGGCTGCTGCCGCTGCCGCTGCCGCTACGCCCGTCGCCGTCCAGGCCCCTGTCGCGTCCCCGGCCCCGGTTGCGGCTTCGCCCGCAACGCCAGCCGCCGCCCCGGCCAAGGCCGCTGCCTCTGCCGTTGCGCCCGTCGCCGCCCCGGTGTCCGCCCCGATGGTAACTCCAGCCGCCACCCCGGTCATGGCCGCCGCCCAGGCCCCTGTCGCGCCCCCGGCCCCGGCCAAGGCCGCTGCCGCTGCCGCTGCGCCCGTCGCCGCCCCGGTTGCGACGCCTGTCGCGGCTGCGTCCCCGGCTGCGTCCCCTGTGGTGGCTCCTGCGGCAACCCCCGTCGCCACGCCGTCCGCGCCGTCGGCCGAAGTCCCGGCCGCGCCAAGCGTGACCCCACTTACGGCTACGGCCCATGTGGCGGCCAGCCCGGTCGTCGCCCCGACGCCCTCCGTGGCCCCTGTGGCCGTGGCGGCCCAGGCGAATCCCGTAACGCCGCCCTCCGTCTCTCCGGAGGCCTTGCGCGTCGTGCCCGCCGATCTGCCCGTGGCCGCCCTCAGGACCATCGGCGTCGAACCGGTCATCATCGAGGTGGCGACAGCGCCTGCGGCCCCCGTGGCCGTCGCCCCGGCGCCGGTCCCGGCACAGGCGGAACTCCAGGCCACGCCGCCGACGCCCGCCGTACAGGCCGCCGCCCCGGCGCAAGCCCCGGCGGCGGTCGTCGCCGCCCCTCCCCGGGTTTTGGGGGAGATGGTCATGCGCTCGGGCTGGACCCTTTCCAAGGTTGCGGCCAGACTCTACGGCAGCGGCGGCAGGCGGGTCATGAACGACGTGGCGGCAGCCAACCCGGGCATCGCCGATCTCGACCTGGTGCGTCCGGGGGCCAAGGTGGCCTTCCCGGCCCGCCAGACCGAACCCCTGCCCATGGGGGCCAGCGTGGTCCTTTTCGACCGCAAGACCGACCTCGACGCCGCCTTCGCCGCCCTGTCCGCGTTGCGCGACAGCGTGCCCCAGGCCGTCTTGTACGCCCATTATTCGCCCCGGTCAGGACTGGTCTTTGATGTGGTGCTGGACCGCTACCACGGCGACATGGCCTCGGCCCAGAAGGCGCTGGACGCGCTTCCCCATGGGGTGGCCGTGAAGGCCCAGGTGGTGGAATACCTCGACGACGTCACCGTGGCCTACAGCGTCCTGGAACCGGCTGGGGCCGGAGCGTCGGGAACGGTCAGGACCGTGGCCCAGAACGCGGCCCTGCCGCAATAA